Proteins from a genomic interval of Streptomyces sp. SID8374:
- a CDS encoding DUF6381 family protein, translating to MSGSDEPADLARQMREKAQQLAEAAERATDPQERERLEKKSRTIRDRSEQQSGMAAGDVYPQK from the coding sequence ATGAGCGGTTCGGACGAGCCCGCCGACCTGGCGCGGCAGATGCGTGAGAAGGCCCAGCAGCTCGCCGAGGCCGCGGAGCGCGCGACAGACCCGCAGGAGCGCGAGCGGCTGGAGAAGAAGTCCCGGACGATCCGGGACCGCAGCGAGCAGCAGAGCGGCATGGCCGCCGGAGACGTCTACCCGCAGAAGTAG
- a CDS encoding DUF6480 family protein, protein MAVLLNPPTETPPAEGSIGDAHEERPDGGVWEHPAVWIGLIVLGALLVAGFFVARVFGLA, encoded by the coding sequence ATGGCTGTTCTCCTGAATCCCCCCACAGAGACGCCCCCCGCCGAGGGCTCCATCGGCGACGCCCACGAGGAGCGTCCGGACGGCGGTGTCTGGGAGCACCCGGCCGTCTGGATCGGCCTCATCGTGCTCGGCGCGTTGCTGGTCGCCGGGTTCTTCGTCGCGCGGGTCTTCGGCCTGGCATGA
- a CDS encoding ABC transporter permease, with protein sequence MAETALALPGRTTRRIRVATSVTIVVAVALAVLIVPPLAQLDQQAVDLSNKLHPPSWAHPFGTDDVGRDLLLRCVYGLRVSLLVGLVAALTATVIGTAIGALAAAFGGWTDRIVMRLVDTFSSVPHLLLGIFIVAMFRPGVWPVIISVALTHWLSTARIVRSEVLSLRSRPFIDAAVSGGASRGRVIVRHLLPGVLPQAGLAAVLMVPHAMWHESALSFLGLGLPAHQASLGNLVQSARGSLLAGDWWPTLFPGLFLIIPTLALAGIAGAWRDRINPRRKSELML encoded by the coding sequence ATGGCTGAGACCGCACTCGCCCTTCCGGGCCGCACCACCCGCCGCATCCGGGTCGCCACCTCCGTGACCATCGTCGTCGCCGTCGCGCTCGCCGTGCTGATCGTGCCGCCGCTGGCCCAACTCGACCAGCAGGCCGTCGACCTCTCGAACAAGCTCCACCCGCCGTCCTGGGCGCACCCCTTCGGCACCGACGACGTCGGCCGCGATCTGCTGCTGCGCTGTGTCTACGGGCTCCGCGTCTCGCTGCTCGTCGGACTGGTCGCGGCCCTCACCGCCACCGTCATCGGCACCGCGATCGGCGCGCTCGCGGCGGCCTTCGGCGGCTGGACCGACCGGATCGTGATGCGGCTCGTCGACACCTTCTCCTCGGTGCCGCACCTGCTGCTCGGCATCTTCATCGTGGCGATGTTCCGGCCCGGCGTCTGGCCGGTGATCATCTCGGTGGCGCTCACCCACTGGCTCTCCACCGCCCGGATCGTCCGCTCCGAGGTGCTCTCGCTGCGCTCGCGCCCCTTCATCGACGCGGCCGTCTCCGGCGGCGCCTCCCGGGGCCGGGTCATCGTGCGACACCTGCTCCCCGGGGTGCTGCCGCAGGCCGGGCTGGCGGCGGTCCTCATGGTGCCGCACGCCATGTGGCACGAGTCCGCGCTCTCCTTCCTCGGGCTCGGCCTCCCCGCCCACCAGGCCAGCCTCGGCAACCTCGTCCAGTCCGCGCGCGGTTCGCTGCTCGCGGGGGACTGGTGGCCGACGCTCTTCCCCGGCCTCTTCCTGATCATCCCGACGCTCGCCCTGGCGGGGATCGCCGGAGCCTGGCGGGACCGGATCAACCCGCGCCGGAAATCGGAGCTGATGCTGTGA
- a CDS encoding ABC transporter permease, whose amino-acid sequence MARMTGRRALFAVPVLLTVTFGVFAVAAASPFDPVKAYAGTAGLTASQENLDQLRANLGADQPLVTRWWNWLTSALQGDLGDSSVMRQPVTDVIVERMGWSVLLAASAFLIAILLGTGLGVLAARRPGGWLDRGVSSAAYTLEAAPAFWLGLLAIWLFALKLDLLPAGGLTDAASETVTFGQVASHLVLPAAVLGISQLPWFFLYVRQGVTDALAEDPVRGARARGLSERTVLLGHGLRSGMLPMLTLIGSRVPELITGALLIETVFSWPGIAAATVEAATSVDFSLLAALTVLATAAVLLGNLLSDLLYGLADPRVAFDG is encoded by the coding sequence ATGGCACGGATGACGGGACGGCGGGCCCTGTTCGCCGTCCCGGTCCTCCTCACCGTCACCTTCGGCGTCTTCGCCGTCGCCGCCGCGTCCCCCTTCGACCCCGTCAAGGCGTACGCGGGCACCGCAGGACTCACCGCCTCCCAGGAGAACCTGGACCAGCTCCGGGCCAACCTCGGCGCCGACCAGCCCCTCGTCACCCGCTGGTGGAACTGGCTGACCTCGGCCCTCCAGGGCGACCTCGGCGACTCCAGCGTGATGCGCCAGCCGGTGACCGACGTGATCGTCGAACGCATGGGCTGGTCCGTCCTGCTCGCCGCCTCCGCCTTCCTGATCGCGATCCTGCTCGGCACCGGACTCGGCGTCCTCGCCGCCCGCAGGCCCGGCGGCTGGCTGGACCGGGGCGTCAGCTCCGCCGCGTACACCCTGGAAGCCGCCCCTGCCTTCTGGCTCGGCCTCCTCGCGATCTGGCTCTTCGCCCTGAAGCTGGACCTCCTCCCGGCCGGCGGTCTCACCGACGCCGCCAGCGAGACCGTCACCTTCGGCCAGGTCGCCTCCCACCTGGTGCTCCCGGCCGCGGTGCTCGGGATCTCCCAGCTGCCGTGGTTCTTCCTGTACGTACGCCAAGGGGTCACCGACGCCCTCGCCGAAGACCCGGTGCGCGGGGCGCGCGCCCGGGGCCTGAGCGAGCGCACGGTGCTCCTCGGCCACGGCCTGCGCTCCGGGATGCTGCCGATGCTCACCCTGATCGGCTCCCGGGTCCCCGAACTCATCACCGGCGCCCTCCTCATCGAGACGGTCTTCAGCTGGCCCGGCATCGCCGCCGCCACCGTGGAGGCCGCCACTTCGGTGGACTTCTCCCTGCTCGCCGCGCTCACGGTGCTCGCCACCGCAGCCGTCCTGCTCGGCAACCTCCTCTCCGACCTGCTCTACGGACTCGCCGACCCCCGGGTGGCCTTCGATGGCTGA
- a CDS encoding ABC transporter ATP-binding protein: MRPHAVLDVQDLSVRFRMRGGRDIAAVTGARFSVAPGECLALVGESGCGKSVLASALLGLLPANARTTGSAVLGGDVDLLTAGERTLARTVRGRRIGLVPQSPAAHLTPVRTVRAQLEETLRELTGVRGSAAVRDAAEKAAARASFPADHLDRYPHELSGGLAQRAATALALIGDAPLLLADEPTTGLDRDLVERTVDELRRHTDEGRALLIITHDLAAAERIADRVAVMYAGRIVEIADAGPFFGAPGPRHPYARGLLDALPERDFAPIPGMPPELGALPEGCAFAARCVRADTRCTAERPAFDDRLACHHGLTGRAHSLVKEAADA; the protein is encoded by the coding sequence ATGCGCCCTCACGCCGTCCTTGACGTCCAGGACCTCTCCGTACGCTTTCGCATGCGCGGCGGCCGGGACATCGCCGCCGTCACCGGCGCCCGGTTCTCCGTCGCGCCGGGGGAGTGCCTCGCCCTGGTCGGCGAGAGCGGCTGCGGCAAGTCCGTCCTGGCCTCCGCCCTGCTCGGCCTGCTCCCGGCCAACGCCCGGACCACGGGGAGCGCGGTGCTCGGCGGGGACGTCGACCTGCTGACGGCGGGGGAGCGGACCCTTGCCCGTACGGTACGGGGACGGCGCATCGGCCTCGTACCGCAGAGCCCCGCCGCCCACCTCACGCCCGTGCGCACCGTCCGCGCCCAGCTGGAGGAGACCCTGCGCGAGCTGACCGGGGTGCGCGGGTCCGCCGCCGTCCGGGACGCGGCGGAGAAGGCCGCCGCGCGGGCCTCGTTCCCGGCCGACCACCTCGACCGCTACCCGCACGAACTCTCCGGCGGACTCGCCCAGCGCGCGGCCACCGCCCTCGCCCTGATCGGCGACGCGCCGCTGCTGCTCGCGGACGAGCCGACCACGGGACTCGACCGGGACCTGGTGGAGCGGACCGTCGACGAGCTGCGCCGCCACACCGACGAGGGCCGGGCGCTGCTGATCATCACCCACGATCTGGCGGCGGCCGAAAGGATCGCGGACCGGGTGGCCGTGATGTACGCGGGCCGGATCGTCGAGATCGCCGACGCCGGGCCGTTCTTCGGCGCCCCCGGCCCCCGCCACCCGTACGCCAGGGGGCTGCTGGACGCCCTGCCCGAACGGGACTTCGCCCCCATCCCCGGCATGCCGCCCGAGCTGGGTGCGCTCCCCGAGGGCTGCGCCTTCGCCGCCCGGTGCGTCCGCGCCGACACCCGCTGCACCGCCGAACGCCCGGCCTTCGACGACCGACTCGCCTGCCACCATGGGCTGACCGGCCGCGCGCATTCCCTCGTGAAGGAGGCCGCCGATGCTTGA
- a CDS encoding aromatic acid exporter family protein: protein MPAVSAPVIKLVQRTTEPAGVQTLRSTAAAVIAYSVAVWALPEPAPLTAPLTALLVVQVTLYATLTTGIRRVNSVVVGVLIAIAFSSLVGLTWWSLGLTIFTSLLIGRLVRVNEFVPEVAISAMLVLGVAQVADTAWDRVWETLIGAVVGLLFNLVFAPPVWVASAGTSIGSLARRMGTMLRSMGEEVVGNNPVPRAAARLHEARRLDHDIVEVDASLRQAEESLTLNPRVRQGLLYRVVLRTGLDTLEICAVVLRVLSRTLTDLAKARTEETLFPADVAGLLQELFGQLADAIESFAELVTAPLAADGEAAEDRLAEALARSRATRDRVADLLLEDVQEHPREWQLHGALLAEIDRVLAELDIDERTKRLGEELDRRSSEAHERHPRLRAVVRRLSRTGT, encoded by the coding sequence ATGCCCGCCGTTTCCGCGCCCGTCATCAAGCTCGTGCAGCGCACCACCGAACCCGCGGGGGTCCAGACGCTGCGCTCCACCGCGGCCGCCGTCATCGCCTACTCCGTCGCCGTCTGGGCCCTGCCCGAACCGGCACCGCTGACCGCCCCCCTCACCGCGCTCCTGGTCGTGCAGGTGACCCTCTACGCCACCCTCACCACCGGCATCCGCCGTGTGAACTCCGTGGTCGTCGGCGTGCTCATCGCCATCGCCTTCAGCTCCCTGGTGGGGCTGACCTGGTGGAGTCTCGGCCTGACCATCTTCACCTCGCTGCTGATCGGGCGGCTGGTGCGGGTCAACGAGTTCGTCCCCGAGGTGGCGATCAGCGCGATGCTCGTCCTCGGTGTCGCCCAGGTCGCCGACACGGCCTGGGACCGGGTGTGGGAGACGCTCATCGGGGCGGTGGTGGGGCTGCTGTTCAACCTGGTCTTCGCACCGCCCGTCTGGGTCGCGTCGGCAGGCACCTCCATCGGGTCTCTGGCCCGCCGGATGGGCACGATGCTGCGGAGCATGGGCGAGGAGGTGGTGGGGAACAACCCCGTCCCCCGGGCGGCGGCCCGGCTCCACGAGGCCCGCAGACTCGACCACGACATCGTCGAGGTCGACGCCTCGCTCCGCCAGGCGGAGGAAAGTCTCACCCTCAACCCCAGGGTGAGACAAGGGCTGCTCTACCGGGTCGTCCTGCGCACCGGACTCGACACCCTGGAGATCTGCGCGGTGGTGCTGCGGGTCCTCTCCCGCACCCTCACCGACCTGGCGAAGGCCCGCACCGAGGAGACGCTGTTCCCCGCCGATGTGGCGGGCCTGCTCCAGGAGCTGTTCGGCCAGCTCGCGGACGCCATCGAGAGTTTCGCCGAACTCGTCACCGCTCCGCTCGCCGCCGACGGCGAGGCGGCGGAGGACCGGCTCGCCGAAGCCCTCGCCCGCAGCCGCGCCACCCGCGACCGTGTGGCCGACCTGCTGCTGGAGGACGTCCAGGAGCATCCGCGCGAGTGGCAGCTGCACGGGGCCCTGCTCGCCGAGATCGACCGGGTACTGGCCGAGCTGGACATCGACGAACGGACGAAGCGGCTGGGCGAGGAGCTGGACCGCCGCTCGTCCGAGGCCCACGAACGCCACCCCCGGCTGCGCGCCGTCGTCCGGCGGCTGAGCCGGACCGGCACGTGA
- a CDS encoding PHP domain-containing protein, producing the protein MDPVTALRRIAFLLERSQAATYRVKAFRTAAEVVTAMAPGEAAERVAAGTLERVTGIGPRTAQVIQEAQAGEVPGYLERLEDEASAEPAPEEGQELLSRLRGDCHLHSDWSDGGSPIEEMGRTAAELGHDWAVLTDHSPRLTVANGLSPERLREQLAVVARLNEEWAPFRLLTGIECDILPDGSLDQEPELLEQLDVVVVSVHSKLRMDAAPMTRRLEAAVRHPQANVLGHCTGRLLSGRGRPQSQFDADRVFAACAEAGTAVEINCRPERLDPPRRLLRKAVEAGTLFSIDTDAHAPGQLDWQINGCARAEECGVPADRVVTTWPVERLLEWAAG; encoded by the coding sequence ATGGACCCCGTCACCGCTCTGCGGCGTATCGCGTTCCTGCTGGAGCGCTCGCAGGCCGCCACCTACCGGGTGAAGGCCTTCCGGACGGCCGCCGAGGTCGTGACCGCGATGGCCCCCGGAGAGGCGGCCGAGCGGGTGGCGGCGGGCACCCTGGAACGGGTCACCGGCATCGGCCCTCGAACCGCCCAGGTGATCCAGGAGGCCCAGGCGGGTGAGGTCCCGGGCTATCTGGAGCGGCTGGAGGACGAGGCGTCCGCCGAACCCGCGCCCGAGGAGGGCCAGGAGCTGCTGTCCCGGCTGCGGGGCGACTGCCATCTCCACTCCGACTGGTCGGACGGCGGCAGCCCGATCGAGGAGATGGGCCGGACGGCGGCGGAGCTGGGGCACGACTGGGCGGTGCTCACCGACCACTCGCCCCGGCTGACGGTGGCGAACGGCCTGTCGCCGGAGCGGCTGCGGGAGCAGCTGGCGGTGGTGGCGCGGCTCAACGAGGAGTGGGCGCCGTTCCGGCTGCTGACGGGGATCGAGTGCGACATCCTCCCCGACGGTTCGCTGGACCAGGAGCCGGAGCTGCTGGAACAGCTGGACGTGGTGGTGGTCTCCGTCCACTCCAAGCTGCGGATGGACGCGGCCCCGATGACCCGGCGCCTGGAGGCGGCCGTACGCCATCCGCAGGCCAATGTGCTCGGCCACTGCACGGGGCGTCTGCTGTCGGGGCGCGGCAGGCCCCAGTCGCAGTTCGACGCGGACCGGGTCTTCGCGGCCTGTGCCGAGGCGGGGACGGCGGTGGAGATCAACTGCCGGCCCGAGCGGCTGGACCCGCCCCGCCGGCTGCTGCGCAAAGCCGTGGAGGCGGGCACGCTCTTCTCGATCGACACCGACGCGCACGCCCCCGGCCAGCTGGACTGGCAGATCAACGGCTGCGCGCGGGCCGAGGAGTGCGGCGTACCGGCGGACCGGGTGGTGACCACCTGGCCGGTGGAGCGGCTGCTGGAGTGGGCAGCTGGGTGA
- a CDS encoding helix-turn-helix transcriptional regulator has product MGEREADEEPAREALAERLRELREGSGRTYASLARRIGVSASTLHRYCTGRTVPAEFAPVERLARLCGRTGEERQTLHRLWLRADAERVERQEGAGAGGPGAEGAAAPGGEGAGSPAAPGADQAGSPAAPAPPEGLAPAQPVAGALGGSPPSTAPAPSAPVRRDEHRPVPAPPTPRSPVVRRWVPPLAACAAVAALALVLIAAFGNPSRPDRPEPPPPVAKPTAPPFTWTVDDHVWRYGCGHAYLVAPPPSAVPPPPAEADAEAWAKGLGAVHAGETGVRITLQGTGEQAVVLEALRIRVVARREPADGRVHRMSSGCGGALTPRMFDVDLDAQRPVARSVPGNDTGEPIPAVSFPYRVSASDPEVLLVTGRTARCDCDWVVELRWSGGGRSGTVRIDDGGQPFRTSGAPGRPVHDYDFTTGRWVAGTEEADASPGS; this is encoded by the coding sequence GTGGGCGAGCGGGAAGCGGACGAGGAGCCCGCACGGGAGGCGCTGGCGGAGCGGCTGCGGGAGCTGAGGGAGGGTTCGGGCCGGACGTACGCGTCCCTCGCCCGACGCATCGGGGTCAGCGCCTCGACGCTCCACCGGTACTGCACGGGCCGGACCGTACCGGCGGAGTTCGCCCCGGTGGAGCGCCTGGCCCGGCTGTGCGGCCGCACGGGCGAGGAACGGCAGACCCTCCACCGCCTGTGGCTCCGGGCGGACGCGGAACGGGTGGAGCGGCAGGAGGGGGCGGGGGCGGGGGGCCCTGGTGCCGAGGGGGCCGCGGCCCCGGGGGGCGAGGGGGCTGGGTCTCCGGCGGCCCCGGGTGCCGACCAGGCAGGCTCTCCGGCCGCCCCGGCTCCTCCCGAGGGCCTGGCCCCGGCGCAGCCGGTTGCGGGGGCCCTCGGCGGCTCCCCGCCGTCGACCGCACCCGCGCCCAGCGCTCCGGTACGGCGAGATGAGCACCGGCCCGTGCCCGCGCCCCCAACGCCCCGCTCCCCTGTCGTACGCCGGTGGGTGCCGCCCCTCGCCGCCTGCGCCGCCGTCGCCGCCCTGGCGCTCGTCCTGATCGCCGCCTTCGGCAACCCCTCGCGGCCCGATCGCCCAGAGCCGCCGCCCCCGGTGGCGAAGCCCACCGCTCCCCCGTTCACCTGGACCGTCGACGACCACGTCTGGCGGTACGGCTGCGGGCACGCCTACCTCGTCGCCCCTCCCCCGAGCGCCGTCCCGCCGCCGCCGGCCGAGGCCGACGCGGAGGCCTGGGCGAAGGGGCTCGGCGCGGTGCACGCGGGAGAGACCGGCGTACGGATCACTCTCCAGGGCACGGGTGAGCAGGCGGTGGTCCTGGAGGCGCTGCGGATCCGGGTGGTCGCGCGGCGGGAGCCTGCCGACGGGCGGGTGCACCGGATGAGCTCTGGGTGCGGCGGGGCACTCACCCCACGGATGTTCGACGTGGATCTCGACGCTCAGCGCCCCGTGGCCCGCTCGGTGCCCGGCAACGACACGGGTGAGCCCATCCCGGCGGTCTCCTTCCCGTATCGCGTCTCGGCCTCGGACCCCGAGGTCCTGCTCGTCACGGGACGTACGGCCCGCTGCGACTGCGACTGGGTGGTGGAGCTGCGATGGAGCGGCGGGGGTCGGTCCGGTACGGTGCGGATCGACGACGGCGGGCAGCCGTTCCGTACGAGTGGCGCGCCGGGGCGGCCCGTCCACGACTACGACTTCACGACCGGGCGCTGGGTGGCGGGGACGGAGGAGGCCGACGCCTCGCCCGGCTCCTGA
- a CDS encoding phosphatidylinositol-specific phospholipase C/glycerophosphodiester phosphodiesterase family protein has product MTAPSAPTALSASSAPSAAPTRRRALTVTLATAAAVIAAPAGVAAAAPSATTRPPRPRPLRQAHAHNDYLHPRPLHDALAHGFTSVEADIFLVDGELLVAHDLAETDPSRTLAGLYLEPLRALVRAGHGSVYPHHRQPLQLLIDIKADGVAAYRELDRQLARHRTLFTRYHHGRVRPGAVTAVISGDRAARAPMEAQRTRLAFYDGRLDDLGTASPASFTPLISANWTQTFSWLGAGPFPRAERDRLRTLVATAHREGRRIRFWATPDLPGPERDAVWSELLAAGVDHLNTDDLAGLERFLRERAGAAPTP; this is encoded by the coding sequence ATGACTGCTCCATCAGCCCCCACAGCCCTCTCAGCCTCCTCAGCTCCTTCGGCTGCCCCGACCCGCCGTCGGGCCCTCACCGTCACCCTCGCCACAGCGGCCGCGGTGATCGCGGCTCCAGCCGGTGTGGCCGCAGCCGCCCCGTCCGCCACCACCCGTCCGCCCCGTCCGCGCCCCCTCCGCCAAGCCCACGCGCACAACGACTACCTGCACCCGCGTCCGCTCCACGATGCCCTCGCGCACGGGTTCACCAGCGTCGAGGCCGACATCTTCCTCGTCGACGGCGAGCTGCTGGTCGCCCACGACCTCGCCGAGACCGACCCGAGCCGCACCCTGGCCGGCCTCTACCTCGAACCGTTACGCGCCCTGGTCCGGGCAGGACACGGCAGCGTTTACCCGCACCACCGGCAGCCCCTGCAACTGCTCATCGACATCAAGGCCGACGGCGTCGCCGCCTACCGCGAACTCGACCGGCAGCTCGCCCGCCACCGCACCCTGTTCACCCGCTACCACCACGGCCGCGTCCGCCCCGGAGCGGTCACCGCCGTCATCTCGGGCGACCGTGCCGCCCGGGCCCCGATGGAGGCGCAGCGCACCCGCCTCGCCTTCTACGACGGCCGCCTCGACGACCTCGGCACCGCGTCGCCCGCCTCGTTCACCCCGCTGATCAGCGCCAACTGGACCCAGACCTTCAGCTGGCTCGGTGCCGGGCCCTTCCCCCGTGCCGAGCGCGACCGGCTCCGCACCCTCGTCGCCACCGCCCACCGGGAGGGCCGCCGCATCCGCTTCTGGGCCACCCCCGACCTACCCGGCCCCGAGCGCGATGCCGTGTGGAGCGAGCTCCTGGCCGCCGGGGTCGACCACCTGAACACCGACGACCTGGCCGGGCTCGAACGCTTCCTCCGCGAGCGGGCGGGCGCGGCCCCGACCCCGTAA
- a CDS encoding ATP-binding cassette domain-containing protein produces the protein MLELTGITAGYDRRAPVVRDVSLSVGHGEAVGLLGPSGCGKSTLAKVAALLHRPEAGTMTLDGTVVRGWRHRAPQEQRTAVGVVFQQPRLSADPRLSLRELIAQPLRSTGRRREVPARVAELAPLVGLSAELLERRPHAVSDGQLQRACLARALVLRPGLLICDEMTAMLDASTTAALVAVVEAYRAESGAALLAVGHDRVLLERWCDRTVRWGERAVERAPVG, from the coding sequence ATGCTTGAGCTGACCGGCATCACCGCCGGATACGACCGCCGCGCCCCGGTCGTCCGCGATGTCTCCCTGAGCGTCGGGCACGGCGAGGCGGTGGGGCTGCTGGGCCCCAGCGGCTGCGGCAAGTCCACCCTGGCCAAGGTCGCCGCCCTCCTGCACCGCCCGGAGGCCGGAACCATGACCCTCGACGGAACGGTCGTACGCGGCTGGCGGCACCGCGCCCCGCAGGAGCAGCGCACGGCCGTGGGCGTCGTCTTCCAGCAGCCCCGCCTCTCCGCCGACCCCCGTCTCAGCCTGCGCGAACTCATCGCCCAGCCGCTCCGGTCCACCGGCCGCCGCCGCGAGGTCCCGGCCCGGGTGGCGGAACTGGCCCCGCTGGTCGGGCTCTCCGCCGAGCTGCTGGAGCGCCGCCCGCACGCGGTGAGCGACGGGCAGCTCCAGCGGGCCTGCCTGGCGCGGGCGCTCGTGCTGCGGCCGGGGCTGCTGATCTGCGACGAGATGACGGCGATGCTGGACGCCTCGACGACGGCCGCGCTGGTCGCGGTGGTGGAGGCCTACCGTGCGGAGTCCGGAGCCGCCCTGCTGGCCGTGGGCCACGACCGGGTCCTGCTGGAGCGCTGGTGCGACCGGACGGTCCGCTGGGGAGAGCGGGCCGTGGAGCGTGCCCCGGTGGGGTGA
- a CDS encoding endonuclease, with protein sequence MSGKRPPSARRIADALVEECGRTYAEEAGIRLKDTPQPLYQLLVLSLLLSARIRASVAVAAARALFGHGMRTPRKMADATWQQRVDALGEGHYRRYDERTATQLGEGARLVLDTWRGDLRRLREEADGDRDRLMAGLQRVPGIGPAGADIFVREVQSLWPETGPWLGAKALQGAERLGLPTSPGKLAQAARGHDDAKFAAALVRAALDKEIVDAVTESVRPR encoded by the coding sequence ATGAGCGGGAAGCGACCACCCTCGGCACGCCGGATCGCCGACGCGCTGGTGGAAGAGTGCGGCCGGACGTACGCGGAGGAGGCGGGCATCCGGCTGAAGGACACCCCGCAGCCCCTCTACCAGCTCCTGGTGCTGAGCCTCCTGCTCTCCGCCCGCATCCGCGCCTCGGTCGCCGTGGCGGCCGCCCGCGCCCTCTTCGGTCACGGCATGCGCACCCCGCGCAAGATGGCCGACGCGACCTGGCAGCAGCGGGTCGACGCGCTGGGCGAGGGCCACTACCGGCGTTACGACGAACGCACCGCCACCCAGCTCGGTGAGGGCGCCCGGCTCGTCCTGGACACCTGGCGGGGCGATCTGCGCCGACTGCGCGAGGAGGCCGACGGCGACCGGGACCGGCTGATGGCGGGGCTCCAGCGCGTGCCGGGCATCGGACCGGCCGGGGCCGACATCTTCGTACGCGAGGTGCAGTCCCTCTGGCCGGAGACCGGCCCCTGGCTGGGCGCGAAGGCGCTCCAGGGAGCCGAGCGGCTGGGCCTGCCCACCTCCCCCGGCAAGCTGGCCCAGGCGGCACGCGGGCACGACGACGCGAAGTTCGCTGCCGCGCTCGTACGGGCGGCCCTGGACAAGGAGATCGTGGACGCGGTCACGGAGTCGGTGCGGCCCCGCTGA
- a CDS encoding GNAT family N-acetyltransferase gives MPHTHVHVRLATADDRPLMERLWLMFRHDMSEFSAITPRPDGTFRTDRLDAAFTDADRVPYLLTADESPVGLAFVRGLAGPVRVLNSFFVVRGARRSGIGLRAVRDVLARHPGPWEVAFQDDNAPAVRFWRRVAREVAGDAWTEEHRPVPGRPELPPDAWIAFHVPAAGTR, from the coding sequence ATGCCTCACACCCACGTACACGTACGCCTCGCCACAGCCGACGACCGCCCCCTCATGGAGCGGCTCTGGCTGATGTTCCGCCACGACATGTCCGAGTTCAGCGCCATCACGCCCAGGCCGGACGGAACCTTCCGCACCGACCGGCTGGACGCCGCCTTCACCGACGCCGACCGGGTGCCCTATCTGCTGACGGCCGACGAGAGCCCGGTCGGCCTCGCCTTCGTACGGGGTCTGGCCGGGCCGGTCCGGGTCCTGAACAGCTTCTTCGTCGTACGGGGAGCACGCCGGTCGGGTATCGGACTGCGGGCCGTCCGGGACGTCCTCGCCCGGCACCCGGGGCCGTGGGAGGTCGCCTTCCAGGACGACAACGCCCCGGCCGTACGCTTCTGGCGCCGCGTCGCCCGTGAGGTGGCCGGTGACGCCTGGACCGAGGAGCACCGGCCCGTGCCGGGCCGGCCGGAGCTGCCGCCGGATGCGTGGATCGCGTTCCACGTACCCGCTGCGGGGACGCGCTGA